A single genomic interval of Panthera uncia isolate 11264 chromosome A1 unlocalized genomic scaffold, Puncia_PCG_1.0 HiC_scaffold_17, whole genome shotgun sequence harbors:
- the ZNF608 gene encoding zinc finger protein 608 isoform X3, which translates to MQLEGKGQLDPIQTVDPLFTVPAPPPPISSSLTPQILPSYFSPSSSNIAAPVEQLLVRTRSVGVNTCEVGVVTEPECLGPCEPGTSVNLEGIVWHETEEGVLVVNVTWRNKTYVGTLLDCTKHDWAPPRFCESPTSDLEMRGGRGRGKRARSAAAAPGSEASFTESRGLQNKNRGGANGKGRRGSLNASGRRTPPNCAAEDIKASPSSTNKRKNKPPMELDLNSSSEDNKPGKRVRTNSRSTPTTPQGKPEATFLDQGCSSPVLIDCPHPNCNKKYKHINGLRYHQAHAHLDPENKLEFEPDSEDKISDCEEALSHVALECSEPSASLAAYDQVKAPVSPGPGHPPGTPKGKRELMSNGPGSVVGSKAGKSSGKKKGLHGELNNLPVISNMTATLDACSAADGSLASEMPKLEAEGLIDKKNAGEKEKGKKANNCKMDKNLSKLKTARPIAPAPAPTPPQLIAIPTAAFTSTTTGTIPGLPSLTTTVVQATPKSPPLKPIQPKPTIMGEPITVNPALVSLKDKKKKEKRKLKDKEGKESGSPKMDAKLGKLEDAKGAGKDLSGHFLKDHLNKSEGLANGLSESQESRMASIKAEADKVYTFTDNAPSPSIGSASRMECNPLVNGQAPMAPLHVLTQNGAETAAKTSSPAYSDISDAADDGGSDSRSEGVRSKAGSPSDIISSKEGVVKGHPAATAQSSQMKESHSPYYHGYDPYYSPSYMHPGQVGAPAAGNGGSTQAMKIKKESEEEAERKDKAEQLDAKKADHNPAPLQPQHQSVITQRHPALAQSLYYGQYAYGLYMDQKSLMATSPAYRQQYEKYYEDQRLAEQKMAQAGRGECDRKSELPLKELGKEDSKQKSLPSATISKAPSTPEPNKTHSKLGPPVPNKTEETGKSQLLPGHQQQLQADSFKAKQMENHQLIKEAVEMKSVMDSMKQTGVDPASRFKQDPDSRTWHHYVYQPKYLDQQKSEELEREKKLKEDSPRKTPTKDSGVSSLPVSLTSIKEEPKEAKRPDSQSTEENKLKSDDRKTPVNWKDSRGTRVAVSSPLSQHQPFIQYLHAYPYPQMYDPSHPAYRAVSPVLMHSYPGAYLSPGFHYPVYGKMSGREEAEKVNTSPSINTKTTSESKALDLLQQHANQYHSKSPAPVEKATAEREREAERERDRHSPFSQRHLHTHHHTHVGMGYPLIPGQYDPFQGLTSAALVASQQVAAQASASGMFPAQRRE; encoded by the exons GTGTTCTAGTGGTCAATGTCACGTGGAGGAACAAAACTTACGTAGGGACCCTCCTGGACTGCACCAAGCACGACTGGGCCCCTCCCAG GTTCTGCGAGTCACCGACAAGCGACCTGGAGATGAGAGGGGGCCGGGGCCGAGGGAAGAGAGCGAGGTCTGCCGCGGCGGCTCCGGGCTCAGAGGCCAGCTTCACGGAGTCCAGAGGGCTGCAGAACAAGAACAGAGGGGGGGCCAATGGGAAAGGGAGGCGGGGCAGCCTCAACGCCAGCGGGCGAAGGACACCCCCAAATTGTGCTGCTGAGGACATCAaagccagcccctcctccaccaACAAGAGGAAAAACAAGCCCCCGATGGAGCTGGACCTGAATTCCAGCTCCGAGGACAATAAGCCGGGGAAGCGCGTCCGCACCAACTCCAGAAGCACTCCGACCACTCCTCAAGGGAAACCAGAGGCGACTTTTTTGGACCAGGGCTGCTCCTCGCCAGTGTTGATCGACTGCCCCCACCCAAACTGCAACAAAAAGTACAAGCACATTAACGGCCTGAGGTACCACCAGGCTCACGCGCACCTAGACCCAGAGAACAAGCTGGAGTTCGAGCCCGACAGCGAGGACAAGATCTCGGACTGCGAGGAGGCGCTGAGTCACGTGGCGCTCGAATGCAGCGAGCCCAGTGCCAGTCTGGCGGCCTACGACCAGGTGAAGGCGCCGGTGTCGCCCGGCCCCGGGCACCCCCCTGGTACCcccaaggggaagagagagctgATGAGCAACGGTCCGGGCTCTGTCGTCGGGTCGAAAGCGGGGAAGAGTTCTGGCAAGAAGAAGGGCCTTCACGGCGAGCTGAACAACCTCCCAGTCATCTCCAACATGACGGCCACCCTAGACGCTTGCTCCGCAGCAGATGGCAGCTTGGCTTCCGAGATGCCCAAACTGGAAGCAGAAGGGCTAATCGACAAGAAGAACgcgggagagaaagaaaagggcaagAAAGCCAACAACTGCAAAATGGACAAGAACCTCTCCAAACTGAAAACCGCGCGGCCCatcgcccccgccccggcccccaccccgccGCAGCTCATCGCCATACCCACCGCGGCCTTCACGAGCACCACCACGGGGACCATCCCCGGACTGCCCTCCCTCACGACCACCGTGGTGCAGGCCACACCAAAGAGTCCTCCGTTGAAACCCATCCAGCCAAAGCCCACCATCATGGGGGAGCCCATCACCGTGAACCCAGCTCTCGTGTCcctcaaagacaaaaagaagaaggagaagcgGAAGCTTAAGGACAAAGAAGGGAAGGAGTCGGGGAGCCCGAAAATGGATGCCAAGCTGGGCAAACTTGAGGACGCCAAGGGGGCCGGGAAAGACTTATCGGGGCATTTTTTAAAGGACCATCTCAACAAGAGTGAAGGGCTGGCCAACGGACTCTCAGAGTCTCAGGAGAGCCGGATGGCCAGCATCAAAGCCGAGGCCGACAAGGTTTACACTTTCACGGACAACGCGCCCAGCCCTTCCATAGGCAGCGCCTCGAGGATGGAGTGCAACCCGCTGGTGAACGGGCAGGCGCCCATGGCCCCGCTGCATGTGCTGACGCAGAACGGGGCCGAGACCGCGGCCAAGACCAGCAGCCCCGCCTATTCGGACATCTCTGACGCCGCCGACGACGGTGGGTCCGACAGCCGGTCGGAGGGCGTGAGGTCCAAGGCCGGTTCCCCGTCGGACATCATTTCCAGTAAGGAGGGCGTCGTCAAAGGGCATCCTGCAGCTACAGCACAGTCCTCTCAGATGAAAGAGTCCCATTCTCCCTATTACCATGGCTACGATCCTTACTATTCTCCAAGTTACATGCACCCTGGGCAGGTGGGAGCCCCTGCGGCCGGGAACGGCGGGAGCACGCAGGCGATGAAGATCAAGAAGGAGTCCGAGGAGGAGGCCGAAAGGAAAGACAAGGCAGAGCAGCTGGATGCCAAGAAAGCGGACCACAACCCGGCACCCTTACAGCCTCAGCACCAGTCGGTGATCACGCAGAGACACCCAGCGCTGGCGCAGTCGCTTTACTACGGCCAGTACGCCTACGGGCTCTATATGGACCAGAAGTCCCTGATGGCCACCAGCCCTGCCTATAGACAGCAGTATGAGAAGTACTATGAGGACCAGAGGCTGGCAGAGCAGAAAATGGCCCAAGCTGGCCGAGGAGAGTGCGACAGGAAAAGCGAGCTCCCCTTGAAGGAGCTGGGCAAGGAGGACAGTAAACAGAAAAGCCTGCCGTCTGCCACAATCTCAAAAGCTCCCTCTACCCCAGAGCCTAACAAAACCCATTCTAAACTAGGGCCGCCAGTGCCTAATAAAACTGAGGAGACAGGTAAATCACAGCTTCTCCCCGGCCACCAGCAGCAGCTTCAGGCCGACAGCTTCAAAGCTAAGCAGATGGAAAACCACCAGCTTATTAAGGAGGCTGTAGAAATGAAATCTGTCATGGACTCTATGAAGCAGACAGGTGTAGACCCAGCCTCGAGATTTAAACAA gATCCAGATTCAAGGACCTGGCATCATTATGTATACCAGCCCAAATACCTGGATCAGCAAAAGTCAGAAGAGCttgagagggaaaagaaattaaaagaagataGTCCCAGGAAGACTCCCACTAAAGACAGTGGTGTGTCCAGCCTTCCCGTGTCATTAACGAGCATTAAGGAGGAGCCCAAAGAGGCCAAGCGCCCGGATTCTCAGTCCACGGAGGAGAACAAGCTCAAGAGTGATGATCGGAAGACGCCTGTGAACTGGAAGGACTCTCGGGGAACGAGAGTGGCAGTTTCCTCGCCTCTGAGTCAGCATCAGCCCTTCATACAGTATTTGCATGCTTATCCTTACCCACAGATGTATGACCCCAGCCACCCTGCATACCGGGCTGTTTCTCCTGTCCTAATGCACAGTTACCCTG GGGCCTATCTCTCTCCAGGCTTTCATTATCCTGTTTATGGGAAGATgtcagggagagaagaggcagagaaagtcaATACCAGCCCTAGCATCAACACGAAAACAACATCGGAATCGAAAGCGCTGGACTTGCTCCAGCAGCATGCCAACCAGTACCATAGCAAGTCTCCTGCC CCCGTGGAAAAGGCGACAGCAGAGCGGGAGCGGGAGGCAGAACGGGAGAGGGACCGCCACTCGCCTTTCAGCCAGCGGCACCTGCACACGCACCACCACACCCACGTGGGCATGGGTTACCCACTCATCCCTGGTCAATATGACCCTTTCCAAG gCTTGACCTCCGCCGCCCTCGTTGCCTCTCAGCAGGTGGCTGCCCAGGCATCTGCATCAGGAATGTTTCCTGCACAAAGAAG aGAATAA